Genomic DNA from Modestobacter versicolor:
CGGTGCCGCCCGCTACCTCAGCAGCCTGACCCGGCAGTTCGGCTCGACCGAGCTGGCGCTGGCCGCGTACAACGCCGGGCCCGGCACGGTCCAGCGGTACGGCGGCATGCCGCCCTACGCCGAGACCACGTCCTATGTCCAGAAGGTGACCAGCGCCGCGGAGGCCTACTCATGACGACTCCCACCTCGATGCCGGTGATGCCGGCGGTGGGGCGCTCGACCGGCAGCCCCTCCCGGCCCGGCGCCGGTGACCGGGGCCCGGCCTTCGCCAGCGCCCTGGACGACGCCCTGACCGGCGGCCGCACCCCGTCCCGCGTCCCCGACCGCGCCGCCGACCGCGACCGCGGCAGCGACCCGGTGGCCGGGCGCGGGTCCGCCCGTGCCGCGGACCGCGCCGCCGACCGGGCCGTCGAGCGCTCGTCCGACCGGTCGGCCCTGCGCCGCCCAGCGACCGACGCGCCGGCCGACGAGGCCGCGAAGCCGGAGCCCGGCACGACCAGCGAGGAGCCGGCCGAGGACGTGACCGCGACCGCGACCCCCACCACCCCCGTCGTCGTCCCGCCGGGCCTGTGGGCGCTGCTGGCCGCCGCCGCCCCGCTGACCACCGACGCGGGCACCGACACCGCCACGGCGGCAGCCGGGCTGATCGGCGCCGTCACCGGCACCGGCACGCCGGCCGCCACCGTGCCCGGCACCGCACCGGTCACCGCCGCCACCCCGGTCCTGCCCGGCCTCCTGCCGGAGACCCCGGTCGTCGCCGTGACCCCGCAGCAGGCCTCCCCCGCGCCGGCCGTCACCGCGGCTGCGACCGCGCTGGCCGACGCCGCCGGGCTCACCCTCGTGCTCGACCCGGCGTCCGCCCCGGCCGTCCCCGCGGCGCCGGCCACCCCGGCCACCGGCCCGGTCGCCGGCGTCCCGCTGCTGCTCCCGGCCG
This window encodes:
- a CDS encoding flagellar hook-length control protein FliK encodes the protein MTTPTSMPVMPAVGRSTGSPSRPGAGDRGPAFASALDDALTGGRTPSRVPDRAADRDRGSDPVAGRGSARAADRAADRAVERSSDRSALRRPATDAPADEAAKPEPGTTSEEPAEDVTATATPTTPVVVPPGLWALLAAAAPLTTDAGTDTATAAAGLIGAVTGTGTPAATVPGTAPVTAATPVLPGLLPETPVVAVTPQQASPAPAVTAAATALADAAGLTLVLDPASAPAVPAAPATPATGPVAGVPLLLPAAVPADASGAGADGSADGAPLSAPAATEVPAAADTDSVFTLAGPAPAAPGAPVTAAAAAAPAGGEPAVAEQLGRQIAVLRNAPDGSQTMTVVLRPESLGEVTVAVTVTDGKLDLVLHGAQEAGRHALREALPELRRDLEAAGLSFDKLEVDTSTRDGGPGSRTAQQQLLDARAGQQGGSGQPGQQEPRPRTWGAAPDRLGEGGSALTADQSASAGVDVRV